The Populus alba chromosome 6, ASM523922v2, whole genome shotgun sequence genome contains a region encoding:
- the LOC118048540 gene encoding large ribosomal subunit protein uL4: protein MAAAARPLVSVQPLPASLNDMATDSVTTVALPDVMKASIRPDIVNFVHSNISKNSRQPYAVSKKAGHQTSAESWGTGRAVSRIPRVSGGGTHRAGQGAFGNMCRGGRMFAPTKTWRRWHRKINVNQKRYAVVSAIAASAVPSLVMARGHRVESVPEMPLVISDSAESIEKTSTAIKVLKEIGAYPDAEKAKDSQAIRAGKGKMRNRRYISRKGPLIVYGTEGAKLVKAFRNIPGVEVANVERLNLLRLAPGGHLGRFVIWTKSAIEKLDSIYGTFDKSSEKKKGYVLPRTKMVNADLARIINSDEVQSVVNPIKKEAKRAPLKKNPLKNLNVMLKLNPYAKTARRMALLAEAERVKAKKEKLDRKRKPVSKEELAAAKAAGKAWYKTMISDSDYTEFENFTKWLGVSQ from the exons ATGGCCGCCGCCGCCCGCCCCCTTGTATCCGTACAGCCTCTACCCGCGTCCCTCAATGACATGGCCACTGATTCTGTCACAACCGTGGCTCTCCCCGATGTCATGAAGGCCTCAATCAGACCAGACATCGTCAATTTTGTCCACTCCAACATTTCCAAGAACAGCCGTCAACCTTACGCGGTCTCAAAGAAGGCCGGCCACCAGACCTCAGCCGAATCTTGGGGTACCGGTCGTGCCGTTTCTCGTATCCCCCGTGTTTCTGGTGGTGGAACTCACCGTGCTGGTCAGGGAGCTTTTGGAAACATGTGCCGTGGTGGACGCATGTTTGCTCCTACCAAGACCTGGCGCCGCTGGCACAGGAAGATTAACGTCAACCAAAAGCGATACGCTGTCGTTTCAGCGATTGCTGCCTCTGCTGTTCCTTCTTTGGTAATGGCACGCGGTCACCGGGTGGAGTCAGTCCCTGAGATGCCTCTGGTTATCTCTGATTCGGCCGAGAGCATTGAAAAAACATCCACTGCTATTAAGGTGCTGAAGGAAATCGGTGCTTATCCAGATGCCGAGAAGGCCAAGGATTCTCAAGCGATCAGGGCTGGAAAGGGAAAAATGAGGAACAGGAGGTACATTTCCCGCAAGGGACCCCTGATTGTGTATGGAACTGAAGGTGCCAAGTTGGTGAAGGCCTTCCGTAATATTCCGGGAGTGGAGGTGGCTAACGTTGAGAGGCTGAACTTGTTGAGGCTGGCTCCCGGCGGTCATCTTGGAAGGTTTGTGATCTGGACAAAATCAGCTATCGAGAAGCTTGATTCAATATATGGGACTTTCGATAAGTCTTCCGAGAAGAAGAAGGGTTATGTGCTGCCTAGGACCAAGATGGTGAATGCTGATTTGGCTAGGATCATCAACTCTGACGAGGTTCAGAGCGTTGTGAATCCAATCAAGAAGGAGGCGAAGAGGGCGCCTTTGAAGAAGAACCCATTGAAGAACTTGAACGTGATGCTGAAATTGAATCCGTATGCTAAGACTGCTAGGAGGATGGCCCTTCTGGCTGAAGCAGAGCGCGTGAAGGCCAAGAAGGAGAAGCTCGACAGGAAGAGGAAACCTGTGTCGAAG GAGGAGCTAGCTGCTGCTAAGGCTGCAGGAAAGGCTTGGTACAAGACCATGATTTCTGACAGCGATTACACCGAGTTCGAGAATTTCACCAAGTGGCTTGGTGTCTCCCAGTga
- the LOC118048541 gene encoding large ribosomal subunit protein uL4: MAAAARPLVSVQPLPASLNDMATDSVTTVALPDVMKASIRPDIVNFVHSNISKNSRQPYAVSKKAGHQTSAESWGTGRAVSRIPRVSGGGTHRAGQGAFGNMCRGGRMFAPTKTWRRWHRKINVNQKRYAVVSAIAASAVPSLVMARGHRVESVPEMPLVISDSAESIEKTSTAIKVLKEIGAYPDAEKAKDSQAIRAGKGKMRNRRYISRKGPLIVYGTEGAKLVKAFRNIPGVEVANVERLNLLRLAPGGHLGRFVIWTKSAIEKLDSIYGTFDKSSEKKKGYVLPRTKMVNADLARIINSDEVQSVVNPIKKEVKRAPLKKNPLKNLNVMLKLNPYAKTARRMALLAEAERVKAKKEKLDRKRKPVSKEELAAAKAAGKAWYKTMISDSDYTEFENFTKWLGVSQ, from the exons ATGGCCGCCGCCGCCCGCCCCCTTGTCTCCGTACAGCCTCTACCCGCGTCCCTCAATGACATGGCCACTGATTCTGTCACAACCGTGGCTCTCCCCGATGTCATGAAGGCCTCAATCAGACCAGACATCGTCAATTTTGTCCACTCCAACATCTCCAAGAACAGCCGTCAACCTTACGCGGTCTCAAAGAAGGCCGGCCACCAGACCTCAGCCGAATCTTGGGGTACCGGTCGTGCCGTTTCTCGTATCCCCCGTGTTTCTGGTGGTGGAACTCACCGTGCTGGTCAGGGAGCTTTTGGAAACATGTGCCGTGGTGGACGCATGTTTGCTCCTACCAAGACCTGGCGCCGCTGGCACAGGAAGATTAACGTCAACCAAAAGCGATACGCTGTCGTATCAGCTATTGCTGCCTCTGCTGTTCCTTCTTTGGTAATGGCACGCGGTCACCGGGTGGAGTCAGTCCCTGAGATGCCTCTGGTTATCTCTGATTCGGCCGAGAGCATTGAAAAAACATCCACTGCTATTAAGGTGCTGAAGGAAATCGGTGCTTATCCAGATGCCGAGAAGGCCAAGGATTCTCAAGCGATCCGGGCaggaaagggaaaaatgagGAACAGGAGGTACATTTCCCGCAAGGGACCCCTGATTGTGTATGGAACTGAAGGTGCCAAGTTGGTGAAGGCCTTCCGTAATATTCCGGGAGTGGAGGTGGCTAACGTTGAGAGGCTGAACTTGTTGAGGCTGGCTCCCGGAGGTCATCTTGGAAGGTTTGTGATCTGGACAAAATCAGCTATCGAGAAGCTTGATTCAATATATGGGACTTTCGATAAGTCTTCCGAGAAGAAGAAGGGTTATGTGCTGCCTAGGACCAAGATGGTGAATGCTGATTTGGCTAGGATCATCAACTCTGACGAGGTTCAGAGCGTTGTGAATCCAATCAAGAAGGAGGTGAAGAGGGCGCCTTTGAAGAAGAACCCATTGAAGAACTTGAACGTGATGCTGAAATTGAATCCGTATGCTAAGACTGCTAGGAGGATGGCCCTTCTGGCTGAAGCAGAGCGCGTGAAGGCCAAGAAGGAGAAGCTCGACAGGAAGAGGAAACCTGTGTCGAAG GAGGAGCTAGCTGCTGCTAAAGCTGCAGGAAAGGCTTGGTACAAGACCATGATTTCTGACAGCGATTACACCGAGTTCGAGAATTTCACCAAGTGGCTTGGTGTCTCCCAGTga
- the LOC118048539 gene encoding DNA topoisomerase 6 subunit A: protein MADSTSTKSRKRRQPDPDSTTELLFKNLLKPDSVILQTLQSLVISTASASSSKPLTLSDLSLSSSCREVTDLSLTSVQSEIEALTISIVQSILSGKGFSFNVPSRAATNQLYVPELDRIVLKDKNTLRPFANISSVRKCTITARILSLIHQLSLKGIHVTKRDLFYTDVKLFQDQTQSDAVLDDVSCMLGCTRSSLNVIAAEKGVVVGRLIFSDNGDMIDCTKMGMGGKAIPPNIDRVGDMQSDALFILLVEKDAAYMRLAEDRFYNRFPCIIVTAKGQPDVATRLFLRKMKTELKLPVLALVDSDPYGLKILSVYGCGSKNMSYDSANLTTPDIKWLGIRPSDLDKYKIPEQCRLPMTEQDIKTGKDLLEEDFVKKNPGWVEELSLMVKTKQKAEIQALSSFGFQYLSEVYLPLKLQQQDWL from the coding sequence ATGGCCGACAGCACCTCCACCAAATCCAGAAAACGCCGCCAACCCGACCCAGACTCCACCACCGAACTCCTCTTCAAAAACCTCCTAAAACCCGACTCTGTAATCCTCCAAACTCTACAATCCCTCGTAATCTCCACTGCATCCGCCTCCTCTTCAAAACCCCTCACTCTCTCCGACCTATCACTCTCTTCTAGCTGTCGAGAAGTCACCGACCTTTCCCTTACCTCTGTCCAATCTGAGATCGAAGCCTTAACCATCTCCATCGTCCAATCAATTCTCTCCGGTAAGGGCTTCTCCTTCAATGTCCCCTCACGGGCTGCCACTAACCAACTCTATGTCCCGGAACTCGACCGCATTGtcttaaaagacaaaaataccCTCCGCCCTTTCGCTAACATTTCATCAGTCCGCAAATGCACAATAACTGCAAGGATCCTTTCCTTAATCCACCAGCTTTCTCTAAAAGGCATTCATGTTACAAAGCGAGATTTGTTTTACACTGATGTGAAGTTGTTTCAGGATCAGACACAGTCTGACGCAGTTCTTGATGATGTTTCGTGTATGCTTGGGTGTACTAGGTCTTCTCTTAACGTGATTGCGGCGGAGAAGGGGGTGGTTGTTGGGAGATTGATTTTTAGTGATAACGGGGATATGATTGATTGCACTAAAATGGGAATGGGAGGGAAAGCGATTCCACCGAATATTGATAGAGTTGGGGATATGCAGAGTgatgcattatttattttgttagttgAGAAGGATGCTGCATATATGAGGTTAGCTGAGGATAGGTTTTACAATCGTTTTCCATGTATTATTGTGACTGCGAAAGGGCAGCCGGATGTGGCTACAAGgctttttttaaggaaaatgaaGACCGAATTGAAGCTGCCGGTTTTGGCATTAGTTGATAGTGATCCATATGGGTTGAAGATTTTATCTGTTTATGGTTGTGGGTCGAAGAATATGTCTTATGATAGTGCGAATTTGACCACACCGGATATTAAATGGCTGGGGATTAGGCCTAGTGATTTGGACAAGTATAAGATACCTGAGCAATGTAGGTTGCCGATGACTGAGCAGGATATCAAGACTGGGAAGGATTTGTTGGAGGAGGATTTCGTGAAGAAGAATCCAGGGTGGGTTGAGGAGTTGAGTTTGATGGTGAAGACTAAACAGAAAGCTGAGATTCAGGCTCTGAGTTCGTTTGGGTTTCAGTATTTATCTGAGGTTTATTTGCCTTTGAAGTTGCAGCAGCAGGATTGGCTTTGA